The proteins below are encoded in one region of Anaerosporomusa subterranea:
- a CDS encoding response regulator transcription factor produces MRILVVEDDSVLREAVVSLLKEEHYLVDEAATGDEGLYMAEQDIYDLIVLDIMLPELSGLEIVKSLRNNGHTVPILLLTARDSVDDRVTGLETGADDYLVKPFAIRELLARVKAQIRRKSNQGLDGELAYGGISLNSRVRDGFADGKPLGLSTKEYDLLEFLVANHQQIVTREQIFDRIWGFDSDTTISIVDLYIHYLRKKLAPSGLDSHIQTIRGAGFMLKVK; encoded by the coding sequence ATGCGGATTCTTGTTGTTGAAGATGACAGCGTGTTACGAGAAGCTGTTGTTTCGCTTTTGAAAGAGGAACACTATCTTGTCGATGAGGCGGCAACCGGTGATGAAGGTTTATACATGGCCGAACAAGATATTTATGATCTAATCGTTCTTGATATTATGCTGCCGGAACTCAGCGGTCTGGAGATTGTAAAATCTTTGCGGAATAATGGACATACTGTCCCCATACTTTTGCTGACGGCGCGGGATAGTGTGGATGATCGTGTCACTGGTTTAGAAACCGGTGCAGACGATTATTTGGTAAAACCGTTTGCGATTCGGGAACTGTTGGCCCGGGTAAAAGCACAAATCCGTCGCAAGAGTAATCAAGGTTTAGATGGTGAGCTGGCTTATGGCGGCATTTCGCTAAATAGCCGAGTGCGCGATGGTTTTGCCGATGGTAAACCGTTGGGGCTTTCCACAAAAGAATATGATCTTCTAGAATTTCTTGTAGCAAATCATCAGCAGATTGTAACCAGAGAGCAGATTTTTGATCGGATTTGGGGCTTCGACTCAGACACGACCATCAGTATTGTCGATTTGTATATTCACTATTTGCGCAAAAAATTGGCCCCTTCTGGTTTGGACTCTCATATTCAAACCATACGCGGCGCCGGCTTCATGCTAAAGGTTAAATAG